TCTCCAAGGAAAACAGGCTCAATCATGTAAAAAGCTTACACTTGGAGGCTGATAATATGTACCGGCGTCCCACCGGTCAGATGGTTATTGAAGACTTCGTACTTCCCTTCGAAGGAAAACTTGATGCCAACAACCGCTGGGTGAAACTGGCCAAGATAATACCCTGGGAGCAGATCGAAAATGAATATGCCGATCTTTTCCCGTCCAATACCGGTACAGTGGCAAA
This sequence is a window from Bacillota bacterium. Protein-coding genes within it:
- a CDS encoding IS5/IS1182 family transposase; this encodes MYRRPTGQMVIEDFVLPFEGKLDANNRWVKLAKIIPWEQIENEYADLFPSNTGTVA